In Oryzias latipes chromosome 15, ASM223467v1, the sequence AAAAAAATGAGCACTAACCCCCACCCCAGAACAAACTGAGTTGATCAAATCACTATGCAGAAAGTTTCAGTGAAAGAATTAAatacaaagagaaaaagaagttaGTTAGCAGGAAAGGAAGTGGGAGAAGGGTGGACAAGCATACCTTTGCCCTCCAGAGGAGAGGTGAGGTACAAGTGATTGTGACTATTGCTACTGGTGGTCCTGTTGCTATGAAGACTGGAGGGTCTGGAGGCTGGGTGAAGGGGCAAGAGGGAAGACCAGCAAACATTTGCTGTTAGGTTTCAGAAAGGCTTAAAATATCCACACCAACAAGCACTAACAGCACAACACGCAGGGGCTCGGGAACAGTTGGACGAAGGGTTTCCTGCTGGGGCAGCAGATGGCATGAGGCGGGCCAAGGGGCAGGAAGAGTGGCTCACAGCCAGGCGGTCACACCAACATGTCCATCGTATAAACAGACAGTTAGAGGGGCCTAAATACATGGACGGACTGCCATAAGGGACAAAAGGAAGCTGAAGAAGTTTGTAATGAATCCCAGAAAGTGACAGCGTGTCAGTGAGTtagtaacaaaacaaaagagaaaaggagGACAAAGAGCAGACGAGACATGGCAGTGCGACTATGCCCTTTATTGTGTCCACGAAGATCATTTCAACTGGAAACCAGTGACTGTAGAACCGCTCGTGCCTTTGGTTGTCAGAACATTTGTGCCACCAAGTTAGAGGTgcctttaaagccccactccgatgaaaattgtgtttttaacaagttccttttttttaacatgcattactgagtattcctttatttaaatagttgtgaatcagtttaaaaaaagtaatggtTATGTAGAGAATACAGTGGGTTGGTAcgtcttctttttcctcctctaAGCTTGCATTTGGCTCAAACCTGAACAGccagatagctccaatattgcttaccatttttgtttcgtttgggattgtgaggggctgtatgctagtgggagagcatgtaaacaaagcgCTCcaagcaacggggaggggaagggttGTTGCACGCCAAAAATCCGACCCACAGATTTAATATCAGTCTAATATCTAACGAattactgccgctctgtagaaactatgacccaaaaactgcagtttttttattttgcctaaaaacgtcataaccagaattaaaagaccactgtgagcacttttacaatccatcaaaagaggatcggagtgggactttaaggaacTGATAGATGTTATTGGTGTTACATCAAGAAAACCAACCCAGTGGCCCAAAGATGTGGAAATGGTGACTTACTACAGATGCTACAGGGTACTCTGCACAAAACGCTGGGCTCTGCAGGAGAGGGACACAGAGCATGTGCACTGCTGTACCCCTGCAGGCCTGATAAGACACATACACAATGCAGTATATCCACATGTTGGCATGCTTATTAACCCATCACAACCTGGAGAATGTGCACAACCTTCATTACGAATCCTCAGAGGGTAAAataagtttttatttcttacGTCTGACAACACAAAACAGACAGAGTTCAttgatttctcatttttatagccCTAACATTACATCAACATTAGGAGTAATGTCTGCAGTTTGAGTGCAAATGGTAGCCATTATGGGCTACAACAGTAAAATGTCTACGGTATTTCATTTGTAAGTGCATTCTGGAAAATGATCACATGGGTTGGGGGTTCAGACACAGGACTTGAAGCTGTGTCTGTAAAACCACTTTAACTGAAAGCAAAGGGAAACACACTTGACACAATAAGGGGGTCATGAACaatcgtttttttgttgttgttcttaaaaaggaaggaaaaaaattgatttgtaAACCAAAAGTACGGACTCCTCTCTGGTGTAAATGTGTGGCAATAACTGTTAAACAAATGGGTCAACTCCATTTGAGCAGCAGACCCAGGAAAAGCGCTGTAGATTATCTTCTTTGGATAAGATCCTAAAGTCTGAATTAGAGTCAGTCCTACTTTCAGTGGAGGCAGATTTATTTCCCCCCTAACTTCACTTAGATGGAAATAGATTAGTGGATCAAATCCGGTTTAAAGTAAAACTGCTGAAGACAGAACCTGGCTCTGCCTTCTAGTTTCTCCTTTCGGTCAAAGAAACTTCCCAACCCTCTGTCCCATGGGCACGTTAATGTCTTACCTTGACTTTTAGGATCATCTGAAGAACCAGCAACATCCTCGCAAGAGATATTACCTAAGGAAGTAAAGAACAAGCTGAACTGAaccctaaaacacacacattcactgcCTCATGCTTACAATATTGTCCCTAAAGTTCTTGAATCACAAAAGCACCAATCTAACCTTTGACCTGAAGCCGGTTCTTGGCTCTGCTGCGTCCTGCAGTGGGCAGGGTCAGGGCAGCGCAGTCGATGGCGTTAGTTGAAAAGGCGAGCTCCTTCATGTGCTTCCCccctctcctgctgctgctcactACCCCAGCTTCTGTGGCTTCAGGCCCGTCCAGATTGTCGGTGCTGCCAGGCCACTGTGAACCTGGAGCACCTGCCACTGCCATCGTCTGGAGCAAGTCATTCATGGCTGgatgggtttaaaaaaacaaacaaacatacaagtAGGAACAACATATAAGTTAGACAGCAAGTCTAAATAATATGAAGTTCAATATTTAAAGCTagttaaaaaagaatttatcttatttttcaTTAAGTAATTGGCTTTTCTTTAAgcatcaaaaatgtaaacatagaATGTAGTTTCTTCTTCTATTTGGGTCAAAACTATAGGGATTTGTTTGGAATATAGTCAGTATGCTGTTTAAGCAGTTAGACGTTTACTAGTATCATGATGCAAATATTGACATATCATGCCATAAATTGATGATTCACACACGTTTATAATGTAATCTGAGAGTCAGAATTGggatgaaaaactttttttaaactaagggTCATTGGTTTCAATAGAAGACAGCATGAATCCatgtttctttatgtttatgttCAATTCTAATCCTACCATGTTAATGTTGGAGCAGAAATAAAGACACTGTGAGACAAAAGCAATGAAAGAAGCAGGAGAGCATGCAGAGctgctccgagcagcagcagtgaGCGAGGTGAGTCCATGTCAGCAGAATAAGATCTGAAATGCAGCACGCTGACAAAGCAAGACGGCAAGAGAAGAGACAGAACCAAGGCTCCATTTCAGGTCCTTCATGGTGCGTGAGAGAGAGAGTTACAAACAAGCCGATGGCTGtggttccatttttttttggcatgctgcaaaaacaaaagtggaagCAAACTGTTGCAGGCTTGTGAAAGACAGGACCACAGTGTCTCCTACCATCTCAGCTGAACAGCCAACCTGACAACTTCAAAAagcctttcattcattcaaaaagacaaaatgaccCCACAGATGACACCAAGCGGCACGCTGATTCATGTAGCGACAAAACAGTTTGCTTTGGatacaatgcaaaaaaacaagacaacacaacacaaaaaagaataCCATGACTCACATCCATGTCCCTTATACCTACAtgtgattgtttttaaatgttttatcaaTACATTATGACAACGAAGTGAATTTCATTGGTGAAGGCTTATAGGTCTACAGGGAAGGGTGGAGCATAATGCGTTTGGCAGAGGAAGTGATGTAGGCGTGGTCTTTACTAGGAAAGAGTTGAGGAAAAGCAACTGATGTCACCAGGAGCAGCGTGGGGGAACAAAACAAGAGAAATCTACAAACTCTGACCAAACTGTTCAGTCACAGCAGCTGGGAAGGAAACCTGAGCTGCTCTGTTATCATCCCACAATGCTCCCGCCCTGACATCAGCGGCTTCGTCCTCCTTTGTTTCTCGCAGCACACCACAATAGGAGGGAGAGGAAGGCTAGCGTGACGGCTATCGGAGGTCTTACACATGGAGCGCCGGTAGATGGCCTTGACCTTGTCTTTGTCCTTGGATCTGTTCCTCATGAAAGGCAACCTTTTTATAGCTGTCAGAGTGCCGCCAGAGACAGACGGACAGTGAGACGGACAGGGGGAGGGAGAGTGACAGAGCAAGCCCAGGGGAGGTAGAggagtagaagaaaaaaaatagaaaaagaaggaCAGAACAGACGGATGTGGTTAACGTTAGCACATTTGGGGCCAGGGAAGACATGAGCAGAAAAAAGCTGAGTTCTGGACACTCAACTAAACAGACAATACAGACCGATGATCAGATCATTAACTAGGCTTTCCTAAAAACTGTACAGTAATAGGAATTCTATCTTTTATTAATATTCTATTAAAAATAAGGTAAGAAATATACTGAAAAACGGATATAAAATGTTGTTTAGTTAGAGGGAAGTTAAATGGCTTAAAGTCCCCATCATGTGTATTAAATTTTACaactaagattaaaaaaataataaaataaaaaccaatttGTACATTTCTGTGCAAGTTTCTCAAATAAACAGGAAAGCCTCTGACTAACTAAGTGTAAATGCGGAAAAATACTGAAGAGATGAATATTatacaaaaacatgtcaacaaaaagaggagaaaacaaaaacaaaagcatgttgCATGTTATGGGAACACACACTTTCACATTCTATCGGCACAACACTTTCCTTAGGGTAGCGGTTCTAAAATCTGTTTACCGCACCTAAAACTGGTTTCATAAATGACATACTACAAACGACATAACCATACATGAAGAAACCTAGATGAGACATGGACGACAAACCGTATTAAAGGGTGCAATAGGGAGGGAGGGGACCATAAAGAATAAACTGCAGCTAATGCTGCCATTAATTGACTGCTAGGAATGATTCGTGGTACATTTGCACGCCGACctactaaactaaactaaaaaaaaactgcaattctAAGTACCCCATAAGAAGCTCTGAATGTGAAGAACCTGTTGTGTCAGGATTAAATCTGAGCCACAATGAATTGCACCATTTAATATCTATGATGCTATGGTAACTTATGTCTGTTTTACAGGTGAGCAGCACAGACCAACAGGTCAGTTCATAAGGGCCTCTAAGCTTTTGAAGGTATAACTCAAACAGATGTGGGGCTGAAATACAGCTGTAGAAGTTGATGTTTGAACCACACAGGGTGCTCTTGATTCACgtgattattaattattaagcTGAACATAATAAATATCAATATCAAAAGAGAATGTGGTACCTAACCTTCAGTTAAACAATATCATACAGTTGAAAATAATGTTTGAGAATGACAAGAAAAAGGCAATGGAAGATAGACTGACCACTATAAACAAGGTCCCAACTGAATCAGAGGACAAGTTTCTGAGAGTTAACATCTGCGGGAGCCAAATACAGGAGAAAGCTTCAAGCACAGCTCAACTGTGAGCTTTGTTAGCAGATCTCAGATTGAGCTTTGAAGAGAAGGCTCCAGCCTACAGTTCTCTGGTAGAAATACACCTAGAGTTATCAATTATGATAACAGATAGAGCAAAATGATGGTAATCGGTTTAATCTGCAGTCAGAGGGGTTTATAACCAAAATAAGCTTAAAGCACAAAATCTAGCTGCTGTTCAGAGGCCGAGTTAATTGCATTTACACGTAacctataatttttttaaagaaatcttcAAGTTTATGTTTAATGGTAAAAAAGGATTGCCAGTGCACCATAATGATAGAAAATGCTGTCTGATCTGGCTTTCTTGTATTCTTAATTCAGGTAAATTTTGCTGCGGCAGGAGGATCTTTTCGACtaagggtgtattttattttgaagggctgctgtcaaaaataatattaaaatcaTAAAACTATTATAACTCAAGTATTGTAAATCTTTGAAAGCTAtagtctgtaaaaaaaaaaacagaccaaatggctcttttagaattaaaggttgcagacagCCGACTTAGGTCTAAAACTTGATTcccacatttctttttccaacattttagaGTGCATTAAGACATTACTCTACACACTTGCCAGCTGGAATTGAAAACACTGGACTGTTGTAAAACTTTGGACCTGTTGTGTACTTTCACTGACACCAGTGATTTGCTTATTTAGCAATTCTTTGAACACAAATACGACAGCAGGAATCAAGTGCACCCATTCTGTTCAAGGCGATATTTCACCAGTCAACCTTGTTTTTCTGCGCAGCTCAGCTGTAACCTCTATGACTGTCGAGTGACACAGACAATGGACTCACGAAAACATGCCCCCAGAGACATGACAGTCGGATCATAAGCCCCGCCCTCCCTCCCAATCCGCAGCATACCATTGGAGGAACCCTGCCCTTGGGCATGGGACTGCTGCCCTCTCCTCCCTTTTTTGCAGAGAGATAAAGAAGCAAATGAGCAGTTAGGAAGGAAAAGCCTCATGTCAACATTCAGATATACTGTACAAACCCACTAAAGCAGGACAGTTTGACAGCCTGGATGTTTCAAGGGTGCAGAGGAGCCTTTTAATCAGCCTTTTAAACAAAAGCTGCAGTTGGTACTCACTGATGCtacttttctgtttcagagtgTCATCCAGCGAGTTGGAGCCAGAGCCGATAGATGAGCTGTCCTGGCTGTCTATGGGAAGCGTCAGGAAACCGTCACCGCATTCTGAGTGAGATGGAGTCAGCGTGAGGGAACGCATCCTCTCCCGACTCTTCGGCTTTATTAGCTTTTTCATCTTCAGAGTGATCCAGTTACCACGCCTACAAGAAAAATCATGTCATCTCAAACACTGTGTTGACacgtttctgtttgtttttcatttggaaCCCTCAGTTACCTGCGTGGTGGTGAAGGGTCATAAAATTTGTATTGGTCCATGATCTTCTCTTCTAGCTTCTCCTTTTGCCTCCTCAGCTCATTTAATTTGTCgctaaaaaaattcagagaggaaatcaaaatcTTAGTATTTGTGTTTCTTCGCCTGAAACCAAAATCTCTCTTGTGATGCatttagacagttttttttgttaaaacagattcaaaaaaaaaagttttgctctGGATTTACATGTATTGTCTTTGCTCAACATGGAACAGGTCCTTGCTCTCCATCGTTTGTTCCAGAAGTGTGCGATTCTGTAACATGAGGGTCTGGATTTGGTCCAACAGATGGCGGTTTTCTTCCTCCAAGTTTCCTTTGAGTTGGCTTAGTaactaaaatcagaaaaaaaagattgttttagaggctggaaaaaaaattcatggaaacatgaaagaaaatgatGCTCTACTCACTTCACACTGGTTTGTGAGCTTGGTGGAGGTGATGTCCAGCTGCTGGTACTGCTCCTTCAGTTTAGAGAACTCAGCTTCCAGCTTGGTTTGCTCCAGTTTGGCACTGTTCAGCTGGCTTTTTATGCTCTTATGATCCAGCTGAAGATTCTCATTGTCCTTCAACAGCTGACGATAGCTTGAATTCAATCTGAAAAGAGGGACATTTTATCAAATGACAGCAggatcatttatttttagatttagattttccTCCTGtgcacaaaaagagaaaatctctAGATTTGAGGATTGTCCTAGCCAAAGACAGGATACTTTCTAGTAAAGGAAAAATAGAATTGTCTTGATGTTGAGGAGTTCTTTAATTTCACAGATGCCATAAGATTTGGCATTAAAGCATGTGTAGGTGGCTCATACACAACAACTTAAGGGACTGTGGGGGTTTTTCATCATGCAAAAGAAAACAGTGCCTATGATTTGTtcacaaaaagcattttgacatAGTTTCCCCTGACCTTTCATTCTCCTCTTTAAGCATTTTGTACTGGTCAGCTGTGGCCTCGTGACTCTCTTTTTCAAGAGCCATTTTATCCTGTTGTCCTCTCAGGTttttctccagctcctccagaTCCCCCTTTCTCTGCAAAAGCTGTTTGTACCTGAACACAAACATgcatcaaaacatgtttttgactcAAATAGGATTAAATAAAAGGATTCCCCCTGAGGCAGGACTTACTTGTCTTCTAAGTCCCTGTGTTGTTGCTCCAGGCTCTTGTGCGAGGTCTTCAGGCCACCATGCTTCCCAATTAGAGCTTCATATTCAGCTGCCTGCCTTTCGTGGAGTGCTGCCAACTTCTCGTGATCTCGGAGCAGCAGCTCATAAGTAGCTCTCAGCTCCTCTTTGTCTTTAAGTGCTCCATCTCGCTCTCCCTCCACGCCGCTTTGCTGGCTCTGCAGCTGGGCATTCTGGGCCATGAGAGCTGCACCCTGCGAGCTTAGCGTGGAGTTCTCCACCTACAAAGAAGAACAGACAAGGCAGAAAAGATGAAGGCTttagaaaactaaaacaaatgtagttttcctttttaaatattagtagagaaaagaaaagtagttGCAGTTTAGGTCAGCAGGGGGCACTGTTGACCTAAACTGCACAGTTCATTTTTTCTCTCGGTGTGACATTTCCTCTATAAACATGGCAGGAAAATTATTCTTTTCATGTTCTTCTTAAAGTCACAGTAAATTCCCAGACTCAAATCCCTCTTCAGTCATAAATAGTGTGTTTGCTCACACCttgacacaaaaaacacacacacacagtccacATGATGATGCATTTTCTGTGTCTACAAAGGTTTATCCCTGCAGCACACACATAAATAGCTGCACACAGCTCATTTTTACAAAGACAGCAACATACACATTGAACATAGAGCTATATTAGCTGCTACTATGTGGTTACTGTAAACTGCTGAACTTAAGAAGAACTGGAAGACAAAGGCAAACTCCAATGAACAACAAAAGGCttgttattaatatttaaaagctgCTTCTGACCTAAGAATGCAATCATCATATGCTTTATAAATCTGTTTGTGCATACTGAAGTCTTTCAGAAAGTGGTCATACACTGCTACCTGGAGGTAATGAGATTTCTTTACCTGCAGCTTCGCATTCTGGGTCTGTAGAATTGTGTTGTTCTCTTGTAAAGAGGCAGTCTGTCTCTGCAGGGCGACTATCTGAGCTTGCAGGTTGGAGCTCTGAGTTTCCAGTTGTTTGAGCTGGCTCCTCAAAGCCACTTTCTCAGCCTGCAGAGTTGCATTctagagagaaaaaataaacgTTTGATAAAAAACAGTCACAAGTGAGATGGAGAAACCCACAGAAGGCATATCAAATAGGCAATATAAACTTACATTCCTCTCCACCTCAATGAGTCTGTCTTTCACTTTCAGCAGCTCTCTGGTGGCTTCATGGCTCTCTTTCGCCCATTTATTGTCAGTTTGTGGGTCTTTGCCTCCTTTAGGGGGGGAGCTGTGAAccatcctctcctcctcttccctctgACGCAACGCCTCATAGTTTTTCTTTACCTTGGATGAGACAAGAGCGAAATGAACTCCGAAGTTTGACGATTCCTCAGTAAATTATGATCAACGTAAGCATTATGTAAATCAAAAGAGCAGATAATAGCATAAAggtatttatagaaaaaaagtttaatcaaAGGAAGTATTTCTAAACAAAGGTTCATGCGTCTAACTGTACATTTTGTAATGTTTGGATTGCCATCCCATTCAGTTGTTCAGACTTCTGCTGATTCACGAATAGATGACTGAATAATGTATCAGACCGGGAAATTGTTActagaatttttgtttttactgcaggAAGGGAATGAAATCATCCACTAAAATCCACACAGTTACAGATTTGAGTCAAGATGCATTTGTTTTGATGCCTGTAGGAAACTgggtgttttgctgtttgactAACTGTTTTCAGTTCCTGCCGCAGTTGCTGGTTGAGGTTGGAGGACTCTTGCAGTCTGGCCTCCAGAGAGGCGATTTTCTCCTCTTTAATCTCCAAAGATGATTTCAGAGTTGACTCCAGTTTACTTTCCAACAACTTAAACCTAagataaaaggcaaaaaatacTTGGATAAAAAGATCACAACAAGAATATCCCAAAAATCATATAAAAGGTTGCTTTTCATGCCGTAGCCTTGCTCATTTATGAAATGTGATCAACTTCAGGAGGAGTTTATCACTCAAGCACCAAGGGCTATTTATTAAACATACTACACTTCTACAATAATCCGAAAAATcagttgtacaaaaaaaacaagatcacTCCTGTTTATCTTGCACCAAAGTCTGCACCAGTGTCTGAAAACAAGCCCAAAATAGACAATCTTTGACATCCTAAATTTTTAGATCACTTTTACTTATGTAGCTCTCAAATAGGAAACAGAtttatgataaaataaataaataaacataaataaacatagtAGCAATTGTAGTTTTGTAATAAGAGATACCTGTCATCTGAGCTCTCGTCATCAAGCAGCCTATCTTTGGTTAGCCCAATCTTCTCCAACTCGTGCGTCAGTTTCTCTAAATCATTATTAATCTGTTGAGTGCGAAGCTTCTCACTGACAAGCTCCTAAACACACAATCAGTTTTGAACACTTCAAATGTAATAATCCACAAagacaattttttaaagaaatagttAATCCAAAGTAAATTCAAACAATATTGTTAGTAAAGTTGTGATTGTTACTGTTCACATGAATGtgcattacttaaaaaaaaaaaaaaaacataaataaagagcATACTTCTCTGAGAGTCATCAGTGTCTTCTTATCAATATTGGTCAGTTTGACCAGCTCCTTGTTCTCTTTCTCCAGCTCTTTGACTCTTGTGCAGGAGTCCTTGAAGAAAATCATCTCCTTGCCCATGGTTCGATTCTCTTTTTCAAGAGAGGAGATTCTGTGGTTGCAGTCTTCCAACTTGGAATCCCGGATCTCAGCCTGCTGCCTCAGCCGCTTGTTCTCCTTCTCCAGAAGCTTTTTGTCTTTCTCCAGCTGGGAGCTTTCCTGTTCCAGATTCTTGTTCTGGGGAAGGACGGCATGTAATGAAGCACAGATGGGTAAAACAGCATCGGATGGGATTACTTATGGTCTAAATGGCTTGTACATGGATGTTTGGCTAAAGTGAGCAAGGTTTAAATCAAAagccaaaaaaccccaaaataaTCTGGGATAATCCATCTCTGCAGGGAAAAATTGGCTGTAAAATCATCAAAATGAAGTTAAACTGATTTGCCACTTCTGCTAACACTTCTTAAATATTATCttcttaactttttcttttgtttaagatttgtttttaaatgatcatCAAAGCAGTTTTTAGTCTGTCTCAACTTTAATTACTAAACTGCTCTCATTATCCTCACAATAAAAccattcagaagaaaaaaacaacacaagttgtCAAGCAAAACTACATGTTTCCGTAAGGCAGAagaataagacatttttttccttttctgaacGTAAACTTACCTCTTGTTCGAGCTGCTCAAGTCGTTTGCTGGAGATCTTGAGTTCCTCCAGGTTTCGCTGGAGCGTCTGATTCTCCGTTTCCACGTCTTGCAGTTCAGCCTCCAGCTGCTGGATCTTCTTGCTGCTGTTCTCTAGAGCTTTCTGCAGGCGCTGGTTCTCCGTATCTAGGCCCTGGTAGCTCACCTGGGAGGAGAACAGCCAGATTAGAAAATAAAGTTCTCCATGGTCTACTTGTGCTGGTCCCTAGTGGCCCCATATTCCAGAAGCAGTTTAGTGCTACCTCAGTGGAAATATTTCTAAATGGAAATTTTTCACAATGTTTAGTAGAGAAAATAAACCCTTATTTTGGTAAGCATAACCCAGGAAGACCACAGCATCTCTTTAGACGTATGAATTAGACACACTTTATTTTTAGGCCCCTTTTTGTTATTTACACAGCTGTATTTAAGCAGGTCTGAGGACTCCGTCAGCAAAAGCACCTCTTGTCTGGCTTGGCTTACCTCTAACCTCTCAGTCTTCTTAGAAGAGGCTTTGAGCAGCTCCAAGTTGCGCTTCAGCTGGCTCTTCTCGCTTTCCAGCTCCCTGTTCTCGGCTTCAAGCTGAGCAGCTTTGGCCCCCGCTGACCGCAGGCTCTCAGCTGAGCGCCGGAGCTCCAGGTTTTCCTGTTCCAACTGAGAGTTTTCCTTTTCCAGAGCCTCTAGCTGGAAAGCTACGTTCTTCAGAGCATCCAGTTTCTTTTTGAGACGGCGGCCCTCAGCTTCTAGTTCAGTGTTCTCCTTCTCCAAAGATGATACCTACAAGTACCGGTAATCATCTTCAAGCCAAATAATTTAGACTGCTGAATGATTAtattataaacttttttttaattactgtcACACATCTaatgacaaaaacaggaaaaagaaatattaaaaaccaGACCTTTTCACAGGTGATTCCAAGGCTGGCAACTTTTTTTAGAAGGCTCTCGTTGTCCCTCTCCAGTTTCTGGATCTGAatctccagctcctctgctctTTCACCTTTGTCTTTCATCATTTCAAGATCCTTACctgcataaaaaaatgtcttagtctcacaaaacaaaaaaactgtttttgaattaTTGCTGAAAGTATTCCTCAGACAGACTAGATATCACTCACGTAGCTGCTTCCTTTCAAACTCTATTTTATTCAGTTTGGCTGTCGTCTCGCAGATTGACTCATGAAGAACTCGATTTTCTTTCTCAACATCCTTGACCCGGGCCTCCGCTCCGACCTGGGAGCGCTGACGCAGGGATGACATAGTCTGGCTCAGGTGCTTGTTTTCCTGCTCCAAACCCTTCAGCTGGAGAGCAGACAGCAGAGGTTTAAATCATCACCTGAAGCTGTGTTTAAACAAGCAGCTGCGTGTTGAAGGAAACTGATTCACGTGACTACTTGTACTTCATAACACGCACAATGAAAGAGAGcagaagggattttttttagatcagcTTCATAACAATAAACCAGGAGGTTATCTCAGATCTCCATGCGGTGACAACCAGCCTGATGGCAACTCCTGAAGTAATCCGAGAGGGCAgatctgttttctttctctctcaaGCTCATCAAAGCCGGATTTAACAAATCAGATGGTTAGACTAATCAAAGGTGTCAGATTTGGGTCTAACAGCTACAAAGTCTCCACAGACACAAAGTGAGCGGCTGCCTCTGGGCCACAGACTGCTTCACagtcaataaaacattaatgacAGCAAACACTAGATAATACGCTGAGCCAAAAGCAAATCAATAACAAGACTTTTCTCAGTTAAACTCAAACTTCAATAAATTACACTGAGCTTTGAGTACAAATGTTTGTATATAATCAgttatgaaaaaatgaattttggatCATCGTGGAGGGTGTCCTATATTTggcaaatactttttaaaaagtactgATATAATGAGCATAACTTTGATAATCTATGAATTACAATTTCTGAATAAATAGGTGTGTTTGTACCTGTCTCTCAGAGTTTTCTCTTAGAGTTTCTAGAGTCTTCTCTAGTAAAGCTTTCTCCTTCATCAGGTCCATGCTGAGCGTCTCTGCGCTCCGGAGAGACTCTCTATCTGCCATCAGCTCACTCTCCAGTCGCTCcagctgtaaacaaaaaaaatagataattttaaaataaagtgaaaaataaatgaataaataaaataaataaattaaaataaaatgatcaaaattatAACAGAATTATAACTGTGGAacagttgtttattttattattaaagttgGGAATTGTTTCCTCCAGTTGCAGAAGGCTCAAAGAACCTTAGATGAACTTGCAGAGTCA encodes:
- the ccdc88a gene encoding girdin isoform X8, with the protein product MENEVFAPMLEQFMLTPLVCWVRTVGQLKASESNKLSEYIELVDGIYLNEIMLEINPKAAVQRTNKKVNNDPTLRIQNLSILIRQIKSYYQESLQQLVMMPLPNVLVLGRNPLSEQGLDEMGKLLLLLLGCAVQCEKKEEYIERIQTLDFETKAAIASHIQEVTHNQENVMDLQWLENGNVPPEDLDNLSRNLAFHLKRLVDERDTQLETIVELTQERDCVQLSPLASCTSQSPGDSPSIRRTESRQHLSVELADAKAKIRRLRQELEEKSEQLLDTRQELENVEVELKRLQQDNYQLLSDARSARAYRDELDALREKAIRVDKLESDLCRYKERLHDIEFFKARVEELKEDNQILLETKTMLEEQLDGCRTRSDKLHLLEKENLQLKSKIHDMEMERDLDRKRMEELLEENLVLEMAQKQSMDESLHLGWELEQLSKTPELTEVPQKSLGEEVKDLTSSRLLKLEKDNQALLKTVEELRGAGSAETISKLAKVNQENQKLNQKLERLESELMADRESLRSAETLSMDLMKEKALLEKTLETLRENSERQLKGLEQENKHLSQTMSSLRQRSQVGAEARVKDVEKENRVLHESICETTAKLNKIEFERKQLRKDLEMMKDKGERAEELEIQIQKLERDNESLLKKVASLGITCEKVSSLEKENTELEAEGRRLKKKLDALKNVAFQLEALEKENSQLEQENLELRRSAESLRSAGAKAAQLEAENRELESEKSQLKRNLELLKASSKKTERLEVSYQGLDTENQRLQKALENSSKKIQQLEAELQDVETENQTLQRNLEELKISSKRLEQLEQENKNLEQESSQLEKDKKLLEKENKRLRQQAEIRDSKLEDCNHRISSLEKENRTMGKEMIFFKDSCTRVKELEKENKELVKLTNIDKKTLMTLREELVSEKLRTQQINNDLEKLTHELEKIGLTKDRLLDDESSDDRFKLLESKLESTLKSSLEIKEEKIASLEARLQESSNLNQQLRQELKTVKKNYEALRQREEEERMVHSSPPKGGKDPQTDNKWAKESHEATRELLKVKDRLIEVERNNATLQAEKVALRSQLKQLETQSSNLQAQIVALQRQTASLQENNTILQTQNAKLQVENSTLSSQGAALMAQNAQLQSQQSGVEGERDGALKDKEELRATYELLLRDHEKLAALHERQAAEYEALIGKHGGLKTSHKSLEQQHRDLEDKYKQLLQRKGDLEELEKNLRGQQDKMALEKESHEATADQYKMLKEENERLNSSYRQLLKDNENLQLDHKSIKSQLNSAKLEQTKLEAEFSKLKEQYQQLDITSTKLTNQCELLSQLKGNLEEENRHLLDQIQTLMLQNRTLLEQTMESKDLFHVEQRQYIDKLNELRRQKEKLEEKIMDQYKFYDPSPPRRRGNWITLKMKKLIKPKSRERMRSLTLTPSHSECGDGFLTLPIDSQDSSSIGSGSNSLDDTLKQKSSIRRRGQQSHAQGQGSSNAIKRLPFMRNRSKDKDKVKAIYRRSMSMNDLLQTMAVAGAPGSQWPGSTDNLDGPEATEAGVVSSSRRGGKHMKELAFSTNAIDCAALTLPTAGRSRAKNRLQVKGNISCEDVAGSSDDPKSQGLQGYSSAHALCPSPAEPSVLCRVPCSICTSRPSSLHSNRTTSSNSHNHLYLTSPLEGKGTLNGSLSRPHSESSGEFSLSLDQEVWSSSGSSPVQQPTSSRSTHQSPLLARRSLELPSAGGSLGQMQIKKTASPSEVLSLQQFLDEGIDPAESGSQENLTVDSPRLSTSSERVPKERTSTKGRGIMRSSSGKAAPVSTDRPAKSFGQPGRPSLRKAESTRVKGSAPVRSSLSSQSKATSVSERLDSTSSTLPRASSVISTAEGTTRRTSIHDLLSKDHRQPVSVDASSCSASPKGGVKSQPTPNSERWPLELCLKLNE